The proteins below come from a single Triticum aestivum cultivar Chinese Spring chromosome 5D, IWGSC CS RefSeq v2.1, whole genome shotgun sequence genomic window:
- the LOC123124756 gene encoding uncharacterized protein: MSMAPLSFRPTPTARPLFHCFHDGADRDVSFLQDVHPDVGDALLGFVYDPLDPAVNAGLDEFLNIPPYDDDEDDEDGGQQRCAKKPRAAGLEEDSWFDFTAADGSLAQKWDNACTQQVPEFLPEFVLPLPPPPPPPPQVYPPFVRGADAKKLQAAGNGSSQSAAARERRRRISEKTAELSRLIPGGHKLNTAEMLQEAARHVKLLQAQVGMLTLLNNIEDEKVPAMAQEHMHALLVCGGMQERLAAEGKCLVPRALVDTIAKDAAVRSNALVNRDLTRFTESLAAEKK, translated from the exons ATGTCCATGGCCCCGCTCAGCTTCCGCCCGACACCCACCGCGCGCCCGCTGTTCCACTGCTTCCATGACGGCGCCGACCGGGACGTCAGCTTCCTGCAGGACGTCCATCCCGACGTCGGCGACGCGCTCCTGGGCTTCGTCTACGACCCGCTCGACCCCGCCGTCAACGCCGGCCTCGACGAGTTCCTCAACATCCCGCcctacgacgacgacgaggacgacgaggacggcggccAGCAGCGCTGCGCCAAGAAGCCGCGCGCGGCGGGCTTGGAGGAGGACTCGTGGTTCGACTTCACGGCGGCGGACGGAAGCCTCGCCCAGAAGTGGGACAATGCCTGCACGCAGCAGGTGCCGGAGTTCCTCCCCGAGTTCGTGCTGCCACTGcccccgcccccgcctccgccgccgcaggTGTACCCGCCGTTCGTGCGCGGAGCCGACGCCAAGAAGCTGCAGGCCGCGGGCAACGGGTCGTCGCAGAGCGCCGCGGCGAGGGAGCGCCGGAGGCGGATAAGCGAGAAGACGGCGGAGCTGTCGCGCCTCATCCCCGGTGGCCACAAGCTCAACACCGCCGAGATGCTGCAGGAGGCCGCGCGCCACGTGAAGCTCCTCCAGGCCCAGGTCGGCATGCTCACCCTCCTGAACAACATCGAG GACGAGAAGGTGCCGGCCATGGCGCAGGAGCACATGCACGCGCTGCTCGTGTGCGGCGGCATGCAGGAGCGGCTGGCCGCCGAGGGCAAGTGCCTGGTGCCGAGGGCGCTGGTGGACACCATCGCCAAGGACGCCGCCGTCAGGTCGAACGCGCTGGTGAACAGGGACCTCACCCGGTTCACGGAGTCGCTGGCCgcggagaagaagtag